One Ignavibacterium album JCM 16511 genomic region harbors:
- a CDS encoding DUF3109 family protein — translation MKIKEKYINGIKIDPNIFLFKFGCRCNGECCHYGVYTDLKESEHILSIKNKIIPLMDETQSKNISDWFEPPEEDEDFESGVAVGTEIINNKCAFLDKNGLCVLQRLALQEGEHKWKYKPIYCILFPLTIYQNTLTIDDEHIDRLNYCNKFPISDTTIFDACKEEIHYFLGDEGFQELLNYKDEVLSQLQNGVLSDGNKK, via the coding sequence ATGAAGATAAAAGAAAAGTACATAAACGGAATTAAAATCGACCCGAATATTTTTTTATTCAAATTTGGTTGCAGGTGTAACGGTGAATGTTGTCATTATGGTGTTTATACAGATTTGAAAGAGAGTGAACATATATTAAGCATCAAAAACAAAATCATTCCTTTAATGGATGAAACACAATCAAAAAATATTTCCGATTGGTTTGAACCGCCTGAGGAAGATGAAGATTTTGAATCAGGTGTGGCAGTAGGAACAGAAATCATTAATAATAAATGTGCATTCCTTGATAAAAACGGGTTGTGTGTTCTTCAAAGATTAGCATTGCAGGAAGGTGAGCACAAATGGAAATACAAGCCAATCTATTGTATTCTATTTCCATTAACTATTTACCAAAACACTTTAACTATTGATGATGAACATATTGATCGTTTGAATTATTGTAACAAATTTCCTATTTCTGATACTACGATCTTTGACGCCTGCAAGGAAGAAATTCATTACTTTCTTGGTGATGAAGGATTTCAGGAATTATTGAATTATAAAGACGAAGTATTATCCCAACTTCAAAACGGAGTTTTATCTGATGGAAACAAAAAATAA
- the fabD gene encoding ACP S-malonyltransferase, which yields MAKKAFLFPGQGSQYVGMAKDLFNNSVEAKEMIRTADEAVGANLSYIMFNGPEEELKQTEFTQPAIFLHSVVLASLIRTLRPDAAAGHSLGEYSALVAAGAIQFYEAVKLVRQRGLAMQYAGTVMQGTMAAIVGLQPDVVENLCNEASAAGVVQCANFNSPGQIVISGSVNGVKKAMELCKLNGAKLVKELVVSGAFHSPLMEPAKERLQKALNETNFYNARFPVYTNVTAKPVTDKNEIRKLLFEQLTSPVRWEETIRNMISDGIEEFYEIGPGKVLQGLVKRINPDVKVFGIDKYEDVYQFI from the coding sequence ATGGCAAAAAAGGCTTTTTTATTCCCTGGTCAGGGATCGCAATATGTTGGTATGGCTAAAGATCTGTTTAATAATTCTGTTGAAGCCAAAGAGATGATTCGCACCGCAGATGAAGCTGTGGGTGCTAATCTCTCATATATTATGTTTAATGGTCCTGAAGAAGAACTTAAGCAAACTGAATTTACTCAACCAGCAATTTTTCTTCATTCAGTAGTATTGGCAAGTCTGATAAGAACATTGAGACCAGATGCTGCAGCCGGACATTCCTTAGGTGAATATTCCGCTTTGGTCGCTGCAGGTGCAATTCAATTTTATGAAGCTGTGAAATTGGTGAGACAACGCGGACTTGCAATGCAATATGCTGGTACAGTTATGCAGGGAACGATGGCTGCAATTGTTGGTCTTCAACCCGATGTAGTCGAGAATTTATGTAATGAAGCTTCTGCTGCAGGTGTTGTCCAATGTGCTAACTTTAATTCACCTGGTCAGATTGTTATTTCTGGTTCTGTGAATGGTGTTAAAAAAGCCATGGAACTTTGCAAATTAAACGGAGCAAAACTTGTTAAAGAGTTAGTCGTCAGCGGAGCATTTCATTCACCCCTGATGGAACCAGCAAAAGAAAGATTACAGAAAGCTCTGAATGAAACCAACTTCTATAATGCCAGATTTCCGGTATATACAAATGTTACTGCAAAACCCGTTACAGATAAAAATGAAATCAGGAAATTGCTATTTGAGCAATTAACTTCGCCGGTTCGATGGGAGGAAACAATCAGGAATATGATTTCTGATGGTATCGAAGAATTTTATGAAATTGGTCCTGGTAAGGTTTTACAGGGATTGGTAAAGCGAATCAATCCTGATGTTAAAGTTTTTGGAATAGATAAGTATGAAGATGTTTATCAATTTATTTAA
- a CDS encoding beta-ketoacyl-ACP synthase III, with translation MSETRKYNAIVTGVGMYVPEKILDNKYFEKIVDTNDEWIRTRTGIRERRIIENGATSDLATLAAKDLFEKHNVDPKDIEVIIVATVTPDMFFPATATLVQHKLGISNAWGFDLSAACSGFLFALQTGASLVESGRYKKVLVIGADKMSAITDYTDRNTCILFGDAGSAVLLEPTEDLNLGLKKSILRIDGSGKDALYMLGGGSLNPASHETVDKKWHYIYQDGKAVFKVAVKGMADVSAEVMEISGLKSEDVAYLVPHQANLRIIDATAERMGISKDKVMINIDKYGNTTAATIPLCLTEYYRAGKLKKGDNLILAAFGAGYTWGASHLVWAID, from the coding sequence ATGAGTGAAACAAGAAAATATAATGCAATCGTAACAGGGGTAGGAATGTATGTTCCGGAAAAAATTCTTGACAATAAATATTTTGAAAAAATCGTTGACACAAACGATGAATGGATAAGAACAAGAACCGGAATTCGTGAGCGAAGAATTATTGAAAATGGTGCTACGAGTGATTTGGCTACTTTGGCTGCAAAAGATTTATTTGAAAAACATAATGTTGACCCTAAAGATATTGAGGTGATAATAGTTGCTACTGTAACTCCTGATATGTTTTTCCCTGCAACTGCAACATTGGTTCAGCACAAACTCGGTATTTCGAACGCCTGGGGATTTGATTTATCCGCTGCCTGTTCAGGTTTCTTGTTTGCATTACAAACAGGAGCTTCTCTGGTTGAAAGCGGCAGATACAAAAAAGTGCTTGTTATTGGTGCAGATAAAATGAGTGCGATTACCGATTATACTGATCGAAACACCTGCATCCTTTTTGGTGATGCTGGCTCTGCAGTATTACTCGAGCCAACTGAAGATTTAAACTTAGGATTAAAGAAATCAATTTTAAGAATTGATGGTTCTGGAAAAGACGCTTTGTATATGCTTGGTGGTGGAAGTTTGAATCCCGCATCTCACGAAACAGTTGATAAAAAATGGCATTACATCTATCAGGATGGAAAAGCTGTTTTCAAAGTTGCAGTTAAAGGTATGGCAGATGTTTCAGCTGAAGTTATGGAGATAAGCGGGTTAAAATCCGAAGATGTTGCATATCTTGTTCCTCATCAGGCAAATCTTAGAATAATTGATGCTACAGCTGAAAGAATGGGTATCAGTAAAGACAAAGTTATGATTAACATTGATAAATATGGGAATACCACTGCAGCTACTATTCCATTATGCTTAACCGAGTATTACAGAGCCGGAAAGTTGAAGAAAGGTGATAATCTTATTCTGGCTGCTTTCGGTGCTGGTTATACCTGGGGAGCTTCCCATCTTGTGTGGGCTATTGATTAA